The following are encoded in a window of Mustela nigripes isolate SB6536 chromosome 1, MUSNIG.SB6536, whole genome shotgun sequence genomic DNA:
- the SCN4B gene encoding sodium channel subunit beta-4 isoform X2, with product MNNISILLRNLEFSDTGKYTCHVQNPKENNFQHQATIFLQVVDKLEEVDNTVTLIILGVVGGVIGLLILILLVKKFIAFIIKKTQEKKKECLVSSSGNDNTENGLPGSKAEEKPPTKV from the exons ATGAACAACATTTCCATTCTGCTGAGGAACCTGGAATTCAGCGACACAGGCAAATACACCTGTCATGTGCAGAACCCCAAGGAGAATAATTTTCAGCACCAGGCTACCATCTTCCTCCAAGTCGTTGATAAAC TGGAAGAAGTGGACAACACGGTGACCCTCATCATCCTGGGCGTCGTGGGTGGGGTCATCGGGCTCCTCATCCTCATCCTGCTGGTCAAGAAGTTCATTGCCTTCATCATCAAGAAGACTCAGGAGAAGAA gaaGGAGTGCCTCGTGAGTTCCTCAGGGAATGATAACACAGAGAATGGGCTGCCTGGCTCTAAGGCGGAAGAGAAACCACCAACCAAAGTGTGA
- the SCN4B gene encoding sodium channel subunit beta-4 isoform X1, whose product MPGAGDRGAARARWLGTGLLGLFLLPVSLSLEVSVGKATTIYAVNGTEILLPCTFSSCFGFQDLHFWWSYNISDTYRILIDGTVKNEKSDPKVKFKSDDRITLEGSTKEKMNNISILLRNLEFSDTGKYTCHVQNPKENNFQHQATIFLQVVDKLEEVDNTVTLIILGVVGGVIGLLILILLVKKFIAFIIKKTQEKKKECLVSSSGNDNTENGLPGSKAEEKPPTKV is encoded by the exons ATGCCCGGGGCCGGGGACAGAGGCGCAGCCCGGGCGAGATGGCTGGGCACTGGGCTTTTGG GTCTCTTCCTGCTCCCGGTGTCCTTGTCGCTGGAGGTGTCTGTGGGAAAGGCCACCACCATCTACGCTGTCAATGGCACAGAGATCCTGCTACCCTGCACCTTCTCCAGCTGCTTTGGCTTTCAAGACCTCCACTTCTGGTGGTCCTACAACATCAGTGATACCTACAGGATT CTCATAGACGGGACGGTAAAGAACGAGAAGTCCGACCCCAAGGTGAAGTTCAAAAGTGATGATCGCATCACTCTGGAGGGTTCCACTAAGGAGAAGATGAACAACATTTCCATTCTGCTGAGGAACCTGGAATTCAGCGACACAGGCAAATACACCTGTCATGTGCAGAACCCCAAGGAGAATAATTTTCAGCACCAGGCTACCATCTTCCTCCAAGTCGTTGATAAAC TGGAAGAAGTGGACAACACGGTGACCCTCATCATCCTGGGCGTCGTGGGTGGGGTCATCGGGCTCCTCATCCTCATCCTGCTGGTCAAGAAGTTCATTGCCTTCATCATCAAGAAGACTCAGGAGAAGAA gaaGGAGTGCCTCGTGAGTTCCTCAGGGAATGATAACACAGAGAATGGGCTGCCTGGCTCTAAGGCGGAAGAGAAACCACCAACCAAAGTGTGA